Proteins encoded together in one uncultured Desulfosarcina sp. window:
- a CDS encoding type 4a pilus biogenesis protein PilO translates to MKKKGTAVSTEKVNPAFEKLEQLTKIQRIGICVGLLVLIVAAFVYFSYLPSFKQIDKLRTKLAKIEKELDVAKKNARELNAFRKKMQEAEEQFKIVMQALPEKEEIPTLLTGISRAGKESGLDFILFQPKPERKQDFYAEIPVAIKVTGDYHGVATFFENVAELNRIVNIRDVHMVPDKGNAKLVTNCSAVTYKFLEESAQPKKKSRKSKGKKK, encoded by the coding sequence ATGAAGAAGAAGGGCACAGCAGTTTCAACAGAAAAAGTCAATCCGGCTTTCGAGAAGCTTGAGCAGCTTACCAAGATACAGCGGATCGGAATATGTGTGGGATTGCTGGTCTTGATTGTGGCGGCCTTTGTTTATTTCTCCTATCTTCCGAGTTTCAAGCAAATCGATAAGCTCAGAACCAAACTGGCCAAAATCGAAAAGGAGCTTGACGTCGCAAAGAAAAATGCACGGGAATTGAATGCCTTCAGAAAAAAAATGCAGGAAGCCGAAGAGCAGTTCAAGATTGTGATGCAGGCCCTGCCCGAAAAAGAAGAAATTCCAACACTGCTTACCGGGATATCCAGAGCGGGAAAAGAGTCGGGGCTGGATTTCATCTTGTTTCAACCCAAGCCGGAGAGAAAGCAGGATTTTTATGCGGAGATTCCCGTTGCCATCAAAGTGACCGGCGATTATCATGGAGTGGCCACATTTTTCGAGAATGTCGCTGAACTGAACCGAATTGTCAATATCAGGGATGTCCACATGGTTCCGGATAAAGGCAACGCAAAGCTGGTTACCAATTGTTCAGCGGTCACCTACAAATTTCTTGAAGAGTCCGCACAACCCAAAAAGAAAAGCAGAAAATCCAAGGGGAAGAAGAAGTAA
- the pilQ gene encoding type IV pilus secretin PilQ gives MHNFRIKFSKELALVFCVGLAVAFTHAGCATQQSGSKAGAAGVDPSQALVITSVELSETSDSMEVVIDGPDPLTYTSVKQPAPLGVILYFPNTRLNVSQTDMQSSGDPVTSVHAGQIEAQQTTTRIEILLSADVPYNVVQNGTSLAVRFDKRPVASSGAETQTTEQSADTASSPSALPSTAIPEQSSGVYQGTGIPVGKENQIWVNRIDFLGESAGRSTLSIETTAKVDYKIEKVSDKLLELRLMNANIAEFRQRPLITTRFESAVNRIMPIQLPSMKDFSLFSIELRESVPYYTEQVGTLLLVHFDASSIPPAPADESNLPDWKKALVETVGPADVIASDSSGSESGSNIVSPGKAPAAGDKPASGELEDVILEADQAMVVTKRAKKYTGEKIALDFFQTDIKNVFRILREVSGKNFAIDKDVQGKVTLTLDKPVPWDQVMDLVLRMNQLGMVVEGDIVRIATLATLKKENDLRKAQIAAMQKEKEQIKALEPLQTRYIPISYSDAAKEVVPHLQGIITKGRGSVTVDSKNNQIIITDTADIIAQAEEITRQIDKVTSQVVIEARVVEITESYSKDLGFSWSGEVGPIALNDKVSLGGSVAMNYPATADSSIGFSLARTLDTPFSLDAELSALETNGHGKILSAPKIVTLNNKKATIKQGQEIGYLERDSAGGSSVKFKDVDLLLEVTPHVTPDNRISLTITLQKNDVTDYVDGVPVIATNEANTQLLVNDGDTIVIGGIIKSSETKAKNAFPGLHKIPVLGWMFQENIEEKDDNELLIFLNPKIVQLEQRMPAF, from the coding sequence ATGCACAACTTCAGGATCAAATTTTCAAAAGAATTGGCACTTGTTTTTTGTGTTGGATTGGCCGTTGCCTTTACCCATGCAGGATGTGCAACCCAGCAATCCGGTTCTAAAGCAGGTGCGGCCGGCGTTGATCCTTCCCAGGCATTGGTGATTACATCCGTTGAATTGTCCGAAACATCCGATTCGATGGAGGTGGTCATCGATGGACCCGATCCGTTGACTTACACGTCGGTGAAACAGCCGGCTCCTTTGGGCGTGATTCTCTATTTTCCCAATACCCGTCTGAATGTTTCGCAAACCGATATGCAGTCTTCCGGCGACCCCGTCACATCGGTTCATGCCGGTCAAATCGAAGCCCAACAGACCACCACAAGGATTGAAATCCTGCTGTCTGCGGATGTCCCCTACAATGTGGTCCAAAACGGAACTTCCCTGGCCGTTCGTTTCGATAAGCGCCCGGTTGCTTCATCCGGGGCCGAAACCCAAACAACGGAGCAATCCGCTGATACTGCGTCTTCGCCATCGGCACTGCCGTCAACGGCCATCCCGGAACAGTCTTCAGGCGTTTATCAAGGCACGGGAATACCGGTTGGGAAAGAAAATCAGATCTGGGTGAATCGCATCGATTTTCTCGGAGAATCCGCCGGTCGGTCTACATTGTCTATTGAGACGACGGCCAAGGTCGATTACAAGATTGAAAAAGTGTCCGACAAACTGCTTGAATTGCGTTTGATGAATGCCAACATTGCGGAATTCAGGCAGCGTCCGCTGATTACCACCCGTTTCGAAAGCGCCGTCAACCGGATTATGCCCATTCAGCTGCCTTCCATGAAGGACTTTTCGCTGTTTTCCATCGAATTGAGAGAATCCGTACCCTATTATACGGAACAGGTTGGCACGTTGCTTTTGGTTCATTTTGACGCCTCTTCCATACCGCCCGCACCTGCCGACGAGAGTAACCTGCCGGACTGGAAAAAAGCACTTGTAGAAACCGTAGGACCGGCGGATGTGATTGCTTCTGATTCTTCAGGATCGGAAAGCGGCAGTAACATTGTCAGTCCCGGGAAGGCACCGGCCGCAGGGGATAAACCGGCTTCCGGCGAATTGGAAGATGTGATTTTGGAAGCCGACCAGGCCATGGTGGTAACCAAAAGGGCGAAAAAGTATACCGGTGAAAAGATCGCGCTGGATTTTTTCCAGACAGACATCAAGAATGTCTTCCGGATTCTGCGGGAGGTCAGCGGGAAAAACTTTGCAATCGACAAAGATGTCCAAGGAAAAGTCACCCTTACGCTGGACAAGCCGGTTCCCTGGGATCAGGTCATGGATCTGGTGCTGCGGATGAACCAGTTGGGCATGGTTGTCGAAGGCGATATTGTAAGAATCGCGACGCTGGCAACGCTTAAAAAGGAAAACGATCTTCGCAAGGCGCAGATTGCCGCAATGCAGAAGGAAAAAGAGCAGATCAAGGCACTGGAACCGCTGCAAACCCGTTACATCCCGATCAGCTATTCGGATGCGGCCAAAGAAGTGGTTCCCCATCTGCAAGGCATCATTACGAAAGGTCGGGGGTCGGTTACCGTCGACAGCAAAAACAATCAGATCATCATTACAGACACCGCCGATATCATCGCCCAGGCAGAAGAGATCACCAGACAGATCGACAAGGTCACCTCGCAGGTGGTGATCGAAGCCCGGGTCGTGGAGATCACCGAGAGCTATTCCAAGGATCTGGGCTTTTCCTGGTCGGGTGAGGTGGGGCCCATTGCCCTGAACGACAAGGTTTCCCTCGGTGGAAGCGTGGCCATGAATTATCCTGCCACTGCAGATAGCAGTATCGGGTTCAGCCTTGCACGCACCCTGGATACTCCCTTTTCATTGGATGCGGAGCTTTCCGCGCTCGAAACCAACGGACACGGCAAGATCCTTTCGGCTCCCAAAATTGTTACGCTCAACAATAAAAAAGCGACGATCAAGCAGGGCCAGGAAATCGGATACCTGGAAAGAGATTCAGCGGGTGGGTCCTCCGTAAAATTCAAAGATGTGGACTTGCTCCTCGAGGTTACTCCCCATGTGACCCCGGACAACCGCATTTCTCTTACCATAACGCTGCAGAAAAACGATGTTACCGATTATGTCGACGGGGTGCCCGTTATCGCCACCAATGAAGCCAATACCCAGCTTCTGGTCAACGACGGTGATACGATCGTGATTGGCGGCATCATAAAATCCTCGGAAACCAAAGCGAAGAACGCCTTTCCGGGCCTTCACAAAATTCCGGTGCTGGGGTGGATGTTCCAGGAAAACATCGAAGAAAAAGACGATAACGAATTGCTGATCTTCCTGAATCCGAAAATTGTGCAACTGGAGCAACGCATGCCGGCTTTCTAA
- a CDS encoding pilus assembly protein PilP, whose amino-acid sequence MRMQNRQFFSFVLLFLMILFLSWGCGEKEKTAKAPVVSKKIAVKSEVQSPKEDKTAKTEASAKKLEKESVGQEAQATTRIYDPKQRIDPFMPVFGVKKEDTESNERKRKKRIPQTPLERISLDQLKLVAIIRASTGNRALVEDAMGKGYIIRNGTYIGLNSGMVTQINANSVIVEEEVENFKGEFALQSTEIKLQKPAGE is encoded by the coding sequence ATGCGAATGCAAAATAGACAATTTTTCAGTTTTGTTCTTCTTTTTCTGATGATACTTTTCCTCTCCTGGGGATGTGGAGAGAAAGAAAAAACAGCCAAAGCTCCGGTGGTCAGCAAGAAAATAGCTGTCAAGAGCGAGGTTCAATCGCCTAAAGAAGACAAAACCGCGAAAACGGAAGCTTCCGCGAAAAAGTTGGAAAAGGAAAGCGTGGGCCAAGAGGCTCAGGCGACCACGCGCATTTACGACCCAAAGCAACGCATCGATCCGTTCATGCCGGTTTTCGGGGTGAAAAAAGAAGATACCGAGTCGAATGAAAGAAAGCGCAAAAAGCGGATTCCACAAACGCCACTGGAACGAATCAGCTTGGATCAGCTGAAACTGGTGGCCATTATTCGGGCCTCAACGGGCAATCGGGCTCTCGTCGAAGATGCCATGGGTAAGGGATATATCATCAGAAACGGGACCTATATCGGACTGAATTCGGGTATGGTTACCCAGATCAATGCCAACAGCGTGATTGTTGAAGAAGAGGTTGAAAACTTTAAAGGGGAGTTTGCTCTTCAAAGCACCGAAATAAAACTTCAGAAACCAGCTGGAGAATGA
- a CDS encoding XRE family transcriptional regulator: METSGKKPHINVDYFEDLTGRIDASTDCGAPSEGEREDIGQRIKTIREAKGISLEELSHMTGFEVELLASIENCEVQPQLGTAIKLSKALDSAFGRLVSGVGEKLYAITRKGEQKIVSRSTSQKGKKQAYTYRSLAPEVKGRHMESLIVQLEEAPDQERSVHDGEEFIYVLEGAVSLDIGDDHFDLEPGDSAYYLSTTPHLIAAASGQAIILAVLYGG; this comes from the coding sequence TCAACGTGGATTACTTCGAAGATCTTACCGGTCGGATCGATGCGTCGACCGACTGCGGGGCTCCATCGGAAGGCGAACGCGAAGACATCGGGCAGCGCATCAAGACCATCCGCGAAGCCAAGGGAATCTCCCTGGAAGAGCTGTCCCACATGACTGGTTTCGAGGTGGAGCTGCTCGCCAGCATCGAAAACTGCGAAGTCCAGCCCCAGCTGGGAACGGCCATCAAGCTCTCCAAGGCCTTGGACAGCGCTTTCGGCCGCCTGGTTTCCGGAGTGGGCGAAAAGCTTTATGCCATCACCCGCAAGGGCGAGCAGAAAATCGTCTCCCGCTCCACCTCGCAGAAAGGCAAAAAACAGGCCTACACCTATCGAAGCCTGGCCCCGGAAGTAAAGGGCCGCCACATGGAATCCCTGATTGTTCAATTGGAGGAGGCCCCGGACCAGGAGCGCTCCGTCCATGACGGCGAAGAGTTTATCTACGTGCTGGAAGGAGCGGTTTCACTGGACATCGGCGACGACCACTTCGATCTGGAACCCGGGGACAGTGCCTACTATTTGTCCACCACGCCCCACTTGATTGCCGCCGCCAGCGGCCAAGCCATCATCCTGGCGGTTCTTTACGGGGGGTAG